In Triticum aestivum cultivar Chinese Spring chromosome 5B, IWGSC CS RefSeq v2.1, whole genome shotgun sequence, the following proteins share a genomic window:
- the LOC780656 gene encoding pre-mRNA-splicing factor 38 — MANRTDPLARSIHGTNPQNLVEKIVRAKIYQSNYWKEQCFGLTAETLVDKAMELDHTGGTHGGNRRPTPFLCLALKMLQIQPDKEIVVEFIKNEDYKYVRVLGAFYLRLTGTVADVYQYLEPLYNDYRKIRQKLSDGKFTLTHVDEFIDELLTKDYSCDTALPRIQKRWILEASGTLEPRRSALEDDFEEEEEDKEDGQPMDVDEPNTREKDHLRGRSPTKERDRERERDRDRKHERHHRDRDHDRDRDHDRDYGRGRERDRDRDRGRERDRERDRERDRHRIRDDDYNRDRDRDGRERERRDRDRGRHRSRSRSRSRDRRERDREVGELRKRRGRGSASPPRGRAEDGPREEPKKRKEKKEKKGSGNGPDPNDPEIIEMNKLRASIGLGPLK, encoded by the exons ATGGCGAACCGCACGGACCCCCTGGCCCGGAGCATCCACGGCACCAACCCTCAGAACCTGGTGGAGAAGATCGTGCGGGCCAAGATCTACCAGAGCAACTACTGGAAGGAGCAGTGCTTCGGCCTCACGGCGGAGACCCTCGTCGACAAGGCGATGGAGCTCGACCACACCGGCGGCACGCACGGCGGCAACCGCAGGCCGACCCCCTTCCTCTGCCTCGCCCTCAAGATGCTCCAGATCCAACCCGACAAGGAAATCGTCGTCGAGTTCATCAAGAACGAGGACTACAA GTATGTCCGGGTTCTCGGGGCGTTCTACCTGCGCCTCACTGGCACCGTCGCCGACGTTTACCAGTACCTCGAGCCGCTCTACAACGACTACCGCAAGATTAGGCAAAAGCTCAGCGATGGAA AATTCACGCTGACACACGTTGACGAATTCATTGACGAGCTCCTGACCAAGGACTATAGCTGCGACACTGCCCTCCCCCGCATTCAGAAAAG ATGGATCCTTGAAGCTTCTGGAACTCTAGAACCTAGAAGAAGTGCCCTTGAAGACGATtttgaggaagaggaggaagataaGGAGGATGGACAGCCAATGGACGTAGATGAGCCTAACACTCGTGAAAAG GACCATCTTCGTGGAAGGAGCCCCACCAAAGAACGGGACAGGGAAAGGGAGAGGGACAGAGACAGGAAACACGAAAGGCATCACAG GGACCGAGATCATGACAGAGATCGGGATCACGACAGGGACTATGGAAGAGGCCGGGAAAGAGATCGAGACAGAGATAGAGGCCGtgaaagagatagagagagggatAGGGAACGAGACCGTCACCGCATCCGAGATGACGACTACAACCGAGATCGAGACCGGGATGGCAGGGAAAGGGAACGCCGGGACAGAGACCGTGGCAGGCACAGGAGCCGCTCAAGGAGCAGAAGCCGGGATCGGCGTGAAAGAGACCGTGAAGTGGGAGAGCTCCGTAAGAGGCGTGGCCGTGGTAGTGCCAGTCCTCCTCGAGGGCGTGCCGAGGATGGTCCGAGGGAGGAGCCTaagaagagaaaggaaaagaaagagaagaagggCAGCGGGAACGGTCCAGATCCTAATGATCCAGAGATTATAGAGATGAACAAGCTGCGTGCATCGATAGGGTTGGGACCACTGAAGTAG